In a genomic window of Oncorhynchus masou masou isolate Uvic2021 unplaced genomic scaffold, UVic_Omas_1.1 unplaced_scaffold_1586, whole genome shotgun sequence:
- the LOC135531433 gene encoding OX-2 membrane glycoprotein-like isoform X1: MAPALLNYLFIQLIVLPKGLSHLVRTQQVVTATLGEDAVLTCELMTLKDVRQVTWQKETIGVNENVATYSKRGPHVNPPFQRKVEFEDEGLQSCSIVIRGLSRGDESCYKCLFNTFPDGPISGRTCLKVNELYGPSLLITQTNNSHTTLSCSATGRPVPIVTWEDTDILENSTMANVTHLNGTVTVIITSMLAAFSVPDKDTRVGCMVSLFSGGVTKNVSMVIPARTQASFPVKPTGIGAVMVSLCLIAVCCGAAVVLWYKLRNTTSQIPAGNEQEQQLSTDNPQRDD, from the exons ATGGCTCCTGCTCTCCTCAACTACCTGTTTATTCAGCTAATAGTCCTCCCTAAAG GGCTCTCTCATCTGGTGAGAACACAGCAGGTTGTCACAGCAACCCTGGGAGAAGATGCAGTCTTAACCTGTGAGCTCATGACACTCAAAGACGTGCGGCAAGTCACCTGGCAAAAAGAGACAATTGGGGTGAATGAAAATGTGGCCACTTACAGCAAACGCGGTCCCCATGTCAACCCACCTTTTCAGAGGAAAGTAGAGTTTGAAGACGAGGGACTGCAGAGCTGCTCTATTGTCATCAGAGGATTGTCAAGAGGAGACGAGTCCTGCTACAAGTGTCTGTTTAACACCTTTCCAGATGGACCTATCAGCGGAAGGACCTGTCTCAAAGTCAATG AGCTGTATGGACCCTCACTCCTCATCACACAAACCAACAACAGTCACACcactctgtcctgttctgctacTGGACGACCTGTTCCTATAGTAACCTGGGAAGACACAGACATTCTAGAAAATTCCACAATGGCCAATGTCACCCATCTCAATGGAACTGTCACGGTCATCATAACTTCTATGCTGGCAGCATTCAGTGTACCTGACAAAGACACCAGGGTTGGCTGTATGGTGTCACTGTTCTCTGGAGGTGTCACCAAGAACGTATCCATGGTTATTCCAGCTAGAACTCAAGCTTCATTTCCCG TTAAGCCAACAGGGATTGGTGCAGTGATGGTTTCACTGTGTCTCATTGCTGTGTGCTGTGGAGCTGCTGTGGTACTGTGGTACAAACTGAGAAATACAACAAG CCAAATTCCCGCAGGCAATGAACAGGAACAGCAACTATCAACAGACAACCCTCAACGTGATGACTGA
- the LOC135531433 gene encoding OX-2 membrane glycoprotein-like isoform X2, giving the protein MAPALLNYLFIQLIVLPKGLSHLVRTQQVVTATLGEDAVLTCELMTLKDVRQVTWQKETIGVNENVATYSKRGPHVNPPFQRKVEFEDEGLQSCSIVIRGLSRGDESCYKCLFNTFPDGPISGRTCLKVNELYGPSLLITQTNNSHTTLSCSATGRPVPIVTWEDTDILENSTMANVTHLNGTVTVIITSMLAAFSVPDKDTRVGCMVSLFSGGVTKNVSMVIPARTQASFPGVPEVTDGDRISGQSLI; this is encoded by the exons ATGGCTCCTGCTCTCCTCAACTACCTGTTTATTCAGCTAATAGTCCTCCCTAAAG GGCTCTCTCATCTGGTGAGAACACAGCAGGTTGTCACAGCAACCCTGGGAGAAGATGCAGTCTTAACCTGTGAGCTCATGACACTCAAAGACGTGCGGCAAGTCACCTGGCAAAAAGAGACAATTGGGGTGAATGAAAATGTGGCCACTTACAGCAAACGCGGTCCCCATGTCAACCCACCTTTTCAGAGGAAAGTAGAGTTTGAAGACGAGGGACTGCAGAGCTGCTCTATTGTCATCAGAGGATTGTCAAGAGGAGACGAGTCCTGCTACAAGTGTCTGTTTAACACCTTTCCAGATGGACCTATCAGCGGAAGGACCTGTCTCAAAGTCAATG AGCTGTATGGACCCTCACTCCTCATCACACAAACCAACAACAGTCACACcactctgtcctgttctgctacTGGACGACCTGTTCCTATAGTAACCTGGGAAGACACAGACATTCTAGAAAATTCCACAATGGCCAATGTCACCCATCTCAATGGAACTGTCACGGTCATCATAACTTCTATGCTGGCAGCATTCAGTGTACCTGACAAAGACACCAGGGTTGGCTGTATGGTGTCACTGTTCTCTGGAGGTGTCACCAAGAACGTATCCATGGTTATTCCAGCTAGAACTCAAGCTTCATTTCCCG GTGTACCTGAGGTCACTGATGGTGACAGGATCAGTGGTCAGTCATTAATCTAA